A region of the Spirochaetota bacterium genome:
GGGCGTGCATATTTACTACTGAGGTGGTTATGCGAGTAGCGATCACGATTTTCATCGCAATGACGGTGTTGCCTCTGTCTGCAAGGACGTTTTATTTCACCGAGCCTTCACCTGAATTGAAAGCGCGCTATCTTTCCTCAATTACCAATGACGTTGTTGAACCATGGAATGATATTGCTGTTTCAAGGACGGTAATGGGAGCATTTCTGTGGGGTTCTGCAGGGATGGCTATGGGGTTGGGCATCGGCGCCATTGGGGGCATACTCATTGCATCTCAGTATGCAACGGGGTGGAACGGATTGTGGTATATGGCAGCTGGGGCGTACTTCGGCAGCGTCGGGGGGTGCATTCTGGGATCCAGTATCGGCGCATCGGCGCTCGCGTCGAAATATTTCGGTTTTCAGCCGGCAGCATCGCTCTTCTCCGTACTGTTCTCCGCTGCGCTGGGTACCGTTCCTTTCGGCCTGTATTATGTCACATTGTCGTCTGAAATAAAGATGGACAGTACGTTGAGACTCATTATAGGGATAACAGCGGTGTTTGCCGGGGCGATTCTTCCGCCAGTCGGCGCATATCTCGGTTATCATGTCGGGCTTTTCGGCGTCAGCGGACGGAAGAACAGTGATGCGGCGAACGCAGGACTTCCAGGCGGTGTATTCTATGGATCAAGAATGCGATCATCGGTGCCGGATATAGTGTTCGCAATGGAGATCGGACGATGGTAACGGCAATGAAATATCGATCCGTGATCCTGCTCTGCACGTCATTTGTGATGATAGGTTGTGCGACAACGATCGACTCTTTCGTCCCCCGTGACGCAAGGGTGCAGCGGACTCTGCTCGTCGCCCGGCTTGATGCGCCCTATTACATACTTATCCATCGTCTTGAGCAGACCGAAAACCCGGGGGTGTATCGATTGGGGGAACGAGTCACCCCGCTTGCAGGTGCGAATGTTCTCGTACCCGGAGATCACGGCTACGCATTCGCCGGTCCCGTTGATCCCGGAAAATATGTTGTCATGGGAATAGCATCGTACCCGCTTGCTGTAGCGAACGATGAATTCATTTATGAGAAACCGTCCCGAGGATATATTTTTACTGTTCCCGAAGGATGTGATGTGCTTATTGTCGGTGCTTTCGCGTTCCGGATCGATGGTGCCGGGCTGCTCGGCAAGTTCCATTTCCTTCGTACCGGGGCCGAAGCCGGTGATATCCGTGGAGCGATCGATCGTCTGAACAAGATATCAAGGTACAATGGGGCGGCGGCTACATGGGCCGCAGGCGGAGTAAAATGGGTGCGGCTGAAAGAATGACCGCGCAGCCCCGATATTGAAGTTGGCGTTTTTTCTTCACTACGCATCTTAACATGCTGCGATGGGACGCTTCTGCACGGTATTACCGATACTACGAATAGTGAGTCCAATATCACCTGGATGCTTGCGTATATCCCCAAATGCACAAAAACAGTAATAACACACGCTTTTCTTATTCTCTACACCATTTTTTCTCGAGCGAAGCCGAGAAAAAATTCCCCATCTTCCTCGGTGCGGCAGCCGAAGGCGAAACCCGCCCCCGACCTTGCAATAAACCCCGTCATGGAATACTATACACCCCGTTTTTAACGGATCGGCCCGGGAGCTGTTATTATCAGCGCCCGGGGTTTCGATGCCGGGCATACAGTACAATTTTGTTGATCCGGGAGGGTCGCATGATATCCGTAAGCGGTCTTGCGAAACATTACGGCACGGTAAAAGCGGTGGATGGCATCGATTTCACCATCGACAAGAATGAGATCGTCGGCATACTCGGGCCCAATGGCGCCGGGAAGACGACGACCTTGCGCATGCTCACCTGCTATCTTACCCCGACCGCGGGGGAGGCGAGCGTGAAGGGAATAAGCGTACACGATGACCCCATTTCGATAAAGCGGTCCATCGGTTATCTGCCGGAATCCGCGCCGCTGTATTCGGACATGGTGGTCTATGATTACCTCGTCTATGTATCGCGCATTCAGGAAGTGAAAGAGACGGATATCGAAGCGAGCATACGCTATGTCGTCGGCAAATGCGGGCTTTCCGAGGTCATCGGCAAGAAGATAGGCGAGCTTTCGAAGGGCTATAAACAGCGCGTGGGCCTTGCCTCCGCTATCATCCATAATCCCGATATACTCATCCTTGACGAGCCGACAAGCGGACTTGACCCCAATCAGATCGTCGAGATACGCTCGCTCATCAAGGAGCTCGGCAAGGAAAAAACGGTCATCCTTTCGACGCATATTCTCCCGGAAGTGGAAGCGACCTGCGACCGCGTGATAATCATCAACCGCGGGCATATCGTCGCGGACAGCTCGACGAAAGAGCTTATGAGCGGCACGGGGCGGCCGACCGTCATACAGATGCAATTGAAATGTTCGGCGTCCAATGCCGAGATCGAACGCATCATCAAGGAAGCGGGGAATATCACCAAGGTGGTCGTTTCCGGTACGGATGTGAAGGATGTGCATATCGAAACGCCGGCCAATGTCGACGTGCGCGAGGCGCTCTACCGGCTCATCAAATCGACGGAATGGACGCTGCTTGAGATGAAACGCGAGGCGCAGAACCTCGAGAATATCTTCCATGAACTCACGCGGGAGGCCGTATCATGAACGAGTTAGTGAGCAGCCTGAAAGGCATAGTCAACTGGAGAAAAGTGTTCATCATCGCGATGAAGGAACTGCGTTTCTTCTTTTTCTCGCCCATCGCCTACATCTTCGTATGCGTGTTCCTCCTTCTCATGGGGATACTCTTCTTTTTCGTGAACAACTTCTTCGTGGTCAATCAGCTGGAAATGCGGATGTTCTTCGAGTTCATGCCCATCGTGCTTTCGATAATCATTCCCCTCGTGACCATGGCGCTCTTCTCCGAGGAGTTCTCCATCGGCTCCTACGAAGTGCTCAACACCTTTTCGGTGACGACGTTCGATATCACGCTCGGGAAATTCCTCGCAGCGACGATTTTCATGTCGAGCGCGCTCATACCGACATTCCTCTATCCCATTTCGCTCGCATTTCTCGGTGATCTGCCGAAAGCGCCCATCATCGGCGGATATATCGGCTCGGTGTTCCTCATCGGCGCGCTATCATCGATCGGCATACTCACCTCATCGCTCACGAAGAACCAGATCGTCGCGTTCATCATCGCTTTCGGGGCGAGCATAACGCTGTCGTTCCTCCTTCATATCTCGCTGCCGATCATCCCCGGCGTGCTTGCCGGATTCGTCGATTTCCTTTCGGCGTACAGCCACTTCTCGAACATCGCGCGCGGCATACTCGACTGGCGCGATATCCTGTACTTCCTTTCGATAATCGTGCTTGCGCTCTTCGGCACGAAGCTTATCCTTGACGAACGCAAATAGGCGGAGAGAACAATGAAACTGAAATTCTTAAGCGATCTTCAAAAGAACAACCGGCTCGATAATCTCACGCTCTTCCTCATCGTCGCCGGCATCATCGTATTTCTCAATCTCGTATGCACCCGTGTG
Encoded here:
- a CDS encoding ABC transporter permease — encoded protein: MNELVSSLKGIVNWRKVFIIAMKELRFFFFSPIAYIFVCVFLLLMGILFFFVNNFFVVNQLEMRMFFEFMPIVLSIIIPLVTMALFSEEFSIGSYEVLNTFSVTTFDITLGKFLAATIFMSSALIPTFLYPISLAFLGDLPKAPIIGGYIGSVFLIGALSSIGILTSSLTKNQIVAFIIAFGASITLSFLLHISLPIIPGVLAGFVDFLSAYSHFSNIARGILDWRDILYFLSIIVLALFGTKLILDERK
- a CDS encoding ATP-binding cassette domain-containing protein, with amino-acid sequence MISVSGLAKHYGTVKAVDGIDFTIDKNEIVGILGPNGAGKTTTLRMLTCYLTPTAGEASVKGISVHDDPISIKRSIGYLPESAPLYSDMVVYDYLVYVSRIQEVKETDIEASIRYVVGKCGLSEVIGKKIGELSKGYKQRVGLASAIIHNPDILILDEPTSGLDPNQIVEIRSLIKELGKEKTVILSTHILPEVEATCDRVIIINRGHIVADSSTKELMSGTGRPTVIQMQLKCSASNAEIERIIKEAGNITKVVVSGTDVKDVHIETPANVDVREALYRLIKSTEWTLLEMKREAQNLENIFHELTREAVS